Proteins encoded together in one Chloroflexota bacterium window:
- the infC gene encoding translation initiation factor IF-3, producing the protein MIGEAGEQLGVLPLAEALRIAQTHNLDLVEVAPGAIPPVCRLLDYGKFKYEQTKKEREARKNQKMAVLKEVRLTPRAGEHDLQFKTRTIKRFLQSGDKVKITVRFKGREMAHPQLGRQVLDTVTGYLKGIAAIERMPMMEGRTMTMILGPVATTKVQVPRVDAQTAEAVV; encoded by the coding sequence TTGATCGGGGAAGCTGGTGAGCAATTGGGTGTGCTCCCATTGGCAGAGGCCTTACGGATAGCCCAGACACATAATCTAGATCTGGTCGAGGTAGCTCCTGGCGCTATCCCGCCCGTTTGTCGCTTACTCGATTATGGCAAATTCAAGTACGAACAGACCAAGAAGGAGCGGGAAGCGCGGAAGAATCAGAAGATGGCTGTGCTAAAGGAGGTTCGGCTTACCCCTAGAGCCGGCGAGCACGACCTCCAATTTAAAACACGTACCATCAAGCGATTTTTGCAGAGCGGTGACAAGGTTAAAATCACCGTAAGGTTTAAAGGACGCGAGATGGCTCACCCCCAACTTGGGCGACAGGTCTTAGATACAGTGACAGGGTATTTGAAGGGAATCGCGGCCATCGAGCGTATGCCGATGATGGAGGGGCGAACAATGACGATGATTCTTGGCCCTGTTGCTACGACCAAGGTCCAAGTTCCCCGTGTTGATGCACAGACAGCCGAAGCAGTAGTTTAA